A single window of Desulfovibrio sp. G11 DNA harbors:
- the folP gene encoding dihydropteroate synthase, translating into MKNSFPVAPVTGAAWHVMGGRALKTPSPFGVMGIVNLTPDSFYDGGAHHLPPAGLRHALSLLDEGADVLDLGAESSRPGAAELSPDEEIRRLTPVLMGLRRKAPWAVVSVDTYHAATAAAVLEQGAAIINDISACAFDPALLDVLVQYRPGYVLMHSQGRPEIMQHNPQYGDVRREVREFFERNLARLVRAGMPEDRIILDPGIGFGKTLAHNLELLAHPEDWLDLGRPVLMALSMKSVFGGLLLLPPGERGTATVAATALLRARGVFWHRVHQVAAARQGLAVATAFTPGPLPGGPSVE; encoded by the coding sequence ATGAAAAATTCATTCCCGGTAGCGCCCGTAACGGGCGCAGCCTGGCATGTCATGGGGGGGCGGGCGTTGAAGACGCCCTCCCCCTTTGGCGTTATGGGCATTGTCAATCTTACTCCTGATTCCTTTTACGATGGTGGCGCGCATCACCTTCCTCCGGCCGGTCTACGGCATGCCCTGAGCCTGCTTGACGAAGGCGCTGATGTTCTTGACCTGGGGGCCGAATCGTCCCGGCCGGGAGCCGCCGAGCTTTCACCGGATGAAGAGATCCGCCGCCTTACACCCGTGCTTATGGGGCTGCGCCGCAAGGCCCCCTGGGCGGTGGTTTCTGTTGATACGTATCATGCCGCCACTGCCGCCGCCGTGCTGGAGCAGGGGGCGGCTATCATCAACGATATTTCGGCGTGTGCTTTTGATCCGGCCCTGCTGGATGTGCTTGTGCAGTACCGGCCGGGCTATGTGCTCATGCACAGTCAGGGGCGGCCCGAGATCATGCAGCACAATCCGCAGTATGGGGATGTGCGGCGTGAAGTGCGGGAGTTTTTTGAGCGCAATCTTGCGCGTCTGGTGCGGGCGGGAATGCCCGAAGACCGCATCATTCTTGACCCCGGCATAGGTTTCGGCAAAACGCTGGCTCATAACCTGGAATTGCTGGCGCACCCCGAAGACTGGCTGGACCTGGGGCGACCTGTGCTCATGGCCCTTTCAATGAAGTCTGTTTTTGGCGGCCTGCTTTTACTGCCGCCGGGCGAACGGGGTACGGCTACCGTCGCAGCAACGGCATTGCTGCGTGCACGGGGCGTTTTCTGGCACAGAGTGCATCAGGTGGCTGCTGCCCGGCAAGGGCTGGCGGTTGCCACGGCTTTCACTCCCGGCCCCTTGCCGGGTGGCCCATCTGTAGAGTAA
- the cdaA gene encoding diadenylate cyclase CdaA, whose amino-acid sequence MLPAADGRQPLRKNVVQYPAHGKTAGGVCPRRRTTAVFISSSKDTTVFDNIPIEWRDLLDIGVVSVLLYQLIQMVRGSRALAVLTGLGLLTLLYFFSRAVGLYTLSWLLQHIFSSIFILIVVIFQSDIRQALGEMGTHRLFRKKQLMQDGVEEVVMACVEMARLRVGALIVVERSMRLGDMIKREGVRVDAQLSRQLLMNIFYPKAPLHDGAVVISRGRLMAAACILPLAVAKGQSFGTRHRAALGVTMESDAVVIVVSEERGEISVAMKGELMRALDAGRLREVLNEVL is encoded by the coding sequence ATGCTACCTGCGGCTGACGGCAGGCAGCCGCTCCGGAAGAACGTTGTTCAATACCCGGCGCACGGCAAGACAGCGGGCGGCGTCTGCCCGAGGCGGCGCACAACAGCGGTTTTTATATCTTCGTCCAAGGATACTACGGTGTTTGACAATATACCCATCGAATGGCGCGATCTTCTGGATATCGGCGTGGTCAGCGTACTTCTGTACCAGCTTATCCAGATGGTGCGCGGCTCGCGTGCTCTGGCCGTACTGACCGGTCTCGGTCTGCTGACGTTGCTGTATTTTTTTTCCAGAGCCGTGGGCCTGTACACGCTGAGCTGGCTTTTGCAGCATATCTTCAGCTCCATCTTCATACTCATAGTGGTCATTTTTCAGTCCGACATCCGACAGGCCCTTGGTGAAATGGGTACGCACCGGCTGTTTCGCAAAAAACAGCTTATGCAGGACGGTGTTGAGGAAGTGGTGATGGCCTGTGTGGAAATGGCCCGCCTGCGCGTGGGAGCGCTTATTGTGGTGGAGCGCAGCATGCGGCTCGGCGACATGATCAAGCGCGAAGGCGTGCGGGTTGACGCACAGCTTTCGCGTCAGCTGCTCATGAATATTTTTTACCCCAAAGCGCCCCTGCACGATGGGGCGGTGGTTATCAGCCGGGGGCGGCTTATGGCTGCGGCCTGCATACTGCCTTTGGCTGTGGCCAAGGGACAAAGCTTCGGCACCCGTCACCGCGCGGCCCTTGGGGTAACTATGGAAAGCGATGCTGTGGTTATTGTCGTTTCTGAAGAACGGGGCGAGATTTCAGTAGCCATGAAGGGCGAACTCATGCGTGCCCTGGATGCCGGTCGCCTGCGGGAGGTGCTTAATGAAGTCCTCTGA
- a CDS encoding CdaR family protein: protein MKSSDIPRRAPHLASLLVAVLAAVSMWYVVSVRERLEAQLEVTLDYYGIPANLVITDGLINKAVVRLRGPETLLRSVTQSKLIQAVNLSHIKKGVTMVPLTAEHLGPGFRAFELIDVQPPRIAITADTLVERAVPVRLTVDSPLRNGALTVENARVDPATVTLRGPESVVEEISHVPVTIMVDPTAAGSTVHQVITLDTPSLVTAIPPTVKVQYSITSGRTTVSQRCKVEISAENRRLYKVEPEELTVLVEVPDALVKNSRYLGQLEATVSPPDLDEGESRRVEVRFRLPEGMTLLNPGTEEVTVSRKKK from the coding sequence ATGAAGTCCTCTGATATTCCCCGGCGTGCGCCACATCTGGCGTCCCTGCTGGTGGCCGTGCTTGCGGCCGTGAGCATGTGGTATGTGGTCAGCGTGCGCGAGCGCCTTGAAGCCCAGTTGGAAGTCACCCTTGACTACTACGGCATACCCGCAAACCTTGTGATCACCGATGGCCTTATCAACAAGGCCGTGGTGCGCCTGCGCGGGCCGGAAACCCTTTTGCGCTCGGTTACCCAGAGCAAGCTTATCCAGGCGGTCAATCTTTCCCATATCAAAAAAGGTGTTACAATGGTGCCCCTTACGGCCGAACATCTCGGCCCGGGGTTTCGCGCCTTTGAGCTTATTGACGTGCAGCCACCGCGCATCGCCATTACTGCTGATACTCTGGTGGAACGGGCGGTTCCCGTGCGGCTCACCGTGGATTCGCCCCTGCGCAACGGGGCGCTGACTGTGGAGAATGCCAGGGTGGACCCTGCCACGGTTACCCTGCGCGGACCGGAAAGCGTGGTGGAAGAAATCTCTCACGTGCCGGTTACCATCATGGTCGACCCCACGGCAGCGGGAAGCACTGTGCATCAGGTCATAACCCTGGATACGCCGAGTCTGGTGACCGCGATTCCTCCTACAGTCAAGGTGCAGTACAGCATTACCAGCGGGCGCACTACGGTGAGCCAGCGCTGCAAGGTGGAAATTTCTGCCGAAAACCGCCGCCTCTACAAAGTGGAGCCGGAAGAACTGACCGTGCTCGTGGAGGTGCCCGATGCGCTGGTCAAGAATTCCCGCTATCTTGGACAATTGGAGGCTACCGTCAGCCCGCCCGATCTTGATGAAGGCGAAAGCCGTCGGGTAGAAGTGCGCTTTCGCCTGCCCGAGGGCATGACGCTCTTGAACCCCGGCACAGAAGAAGTTACGGTAAGCCGCAAGAAAAAATAG
- the glmM gene encoding phosphoglucosamine mutase: MADRLFGTDGLRGTVNTYPMTVDVALRLGLAAGIRFRRGQHQHKVVIGKDTRLSGYMFESALTAGLCAAGMHVIMTGPLPTPAISFLTRSMRADLGVVISASHNPFQDNGIKFFDADGYKLPDMAEDEIAAMVLDAGFSWPYPDSRGVGRATKIEDAGGRYIVYTKNCFPAHLTLSGLRIVVDCANGASYKVAPLALEELGAEVFRIGTGPDGTNINEHCGSLHPDVVAAKVREVRADIGLALDGDADRLIVVDERGVVLDGDQIMALCAQAMMARGELPGNLLVATAMSNMALELFMRDHGGQLLRTKVGDRYVMEAMRREGAMLGGEQSGHLIFHRYSTTGDGLLAALQILRIMREKERPLSELAGLLTPFPQKLINVRVEKRLPFEERPAIGEAVAQVEKELGGRGRVLLRYSGTEALCRVMVEGEHEDRVRTYAEDLAQVVERELR; this comes from the coding sequence ATGGCCGATCGTCTTTTCGGCACGGATGGTTTGCGTGGCACGGTGAATACATACCCGATGACGGTGGACGTTGCCCTGCGTCTGGGGCTGGCCGCAGGGATTCGTTTCCGGCGGGGTCAGCATCAGCATAAAGTGGTTATCGGCAAGGACACGCGCCTGTCGGGGTATATGTTTGAGTCCGCCCTCACGGCGGGGCTGTGCGCTGCGGGTATGCACGTCATCATGACAGGTCCGTTGCCTACCCCGGCCATATCTTTTCTGACGCGCAGCATGCGTGCGGATCTGGGTGTGGTTATTTCGGCCTCGCACAATCCCTTTCAGGACAACGGCATAAAGTTTTTTGATGCCGACGGGTACAAGCTGCCCGATATGGCCGAGGACGAGATCGCGGCCATGGTGCTGGATGCCGGTTTTTCCTGGCCGTATCCCGATTCGCGCGGCGTGGGCCGTGCCACAAAGATTGAAGACGCGGGCGGGCGCTACATTGTCTACACCAAAAACTGCTTTCCTGCCCACCTGACCCTTTCAGGCCTGCGCATTGTGGTGGACTGTGCCAACGGGGCAAGCTACAAGGTGGCTCCCCTTGCTCTGGAAGAGCTTGGGGCTGAAGTATTCCGCATCGGGACCGGCCCTGACGGAACCAATATCAACGAGCACTGCGGCTCGCTGCATCCTGACGTGGTCGCGGCCAAGGTGCGCGAGGTGCGGGCCGACATCGGCCTGGCCCTGGATGGCGATGCCGACCGCCTTATCGTGGTGGACGAGCGCGGGGTAGTTCTGGACGGCGACCAGATCATGGCCCTGTGTGCCCAGGCCATGATGGCCAGGGGCGAACTGCCCGGCAACCTGCTGGTAGCCACGGCCATGAGCAACATGGCTCTGGAACTTTTCATGCGCGATCACGGCGGTCAGCTTTTGCGCACCAAGGTGGGCGACCGTTACGTCATGGAGGCCATGCGCCGTGAAGGAGCCATGCTCGGCGGTGAACAGTCGGGGCATCTTATTTTCCACCGTTACAGCACCACGGGTGACGGACTGCTGGCCGCGCTGCAGATATTGCGTATCATGCGGGAAAAAGAGCGGCCGCTTTCTGAACTGGCCGGGCTGCTGACGCCCTTTCCGCAAAAGCTCATCAACGTGCGGGTGGAAAAGCGCCTGCCCTTTGAGGAGCGCCCCGCCATTGGTGAAGCCGTGGCCCAGGTGGAAAAAGAACTGGGCGGCCGTGGGCGGGTACTTTTGCGCTATTCCGGCACCGAGGCCCTGTGCCGCGTCATGGTGGAAGGCGAGCATGAAGACAGGGTGCGGACCTACGCCGAAGACCTGGCCCAGGTGGTGGAGCGGGAACTGCGTTAA
- the galU gene encoding UTP--glucose-1-phosphate uridylyltransferase GalU translates to MKDIRKVIIPVAGWGTRSLPATKNIPKEMLPIYNKPVIQYVVEEAQKANIQDVIFVTNRDKSVIEDHFDYNLQLEAVLERAGKLDKLQEVRKVAEMVNIMSVRQKKQLGLGHAVLCARELVRDDPFAVMVGDDLMFGGVPGIAQLIDVAMAEKMPVIGVMEVPWEKVDRYGIIEGDEVAPGVFRVKSMVEKPARDKAPSRMAIVGRYVLTPDIFDYLEKVTPGHGGEIQLTDALQAMAQDRGMMAVRMSGMRFDAGDWAEFLTANIYFALQDEELRYDLLNLLKNFVQFH, encoded by the coding sequence ATGAAGGATATTCGCAAGGTTATTATTCCCGTGGCCGGATGGGGTACGCGTTCATTACCCGCGACCAAGAATATTCCCAAGGAAATGCTGCCCATCTACAACAAGCCGGTCATCCAGTATGTGGTGGAAGAGGCCCAGAAGGCCAATATCCAGGACGTTATTTTTGTAACCAACCGCGACAAAAGCGTCATTGAAGACCACTTTGACTATAACCTGCAACTGGAAGCTGTGCTTGAACGCGCCGGAAAGCTCGACAAGCTGCAAGAAGTGCGCAAGGTAGCGGAAATGGTCAACATCATGTCCGTGCGCCAGAAAAAACAGCTCGGTCTCGGGCATGCCGTGCTGTGTGCGCGTGAACTGGTACGGGACGATCCTTTTGCCGTTATGGTGGGTGATGACCTGATGTTTGGAGGTGTTCCCGGCATTGCCCAGCTTATTGACGTGGCCATGGCTGAAAAGATGCCCGTCATCGGCGTTATGGAAGTGCCATGGGAAAAGGTAGACCGTTACGGCATCATTGAAGGGGACGAAGTTGCTCCCGGCGTATTCAGGGTCAAGAGTATGGTGGAAAAGCCCGCCCGTGACAAGGCCCCCTCGCGCATGGCTATTGTGGGCCGTTATGTGCTTACACCCGATATTTTTGACTATCTTGAAAAAGTCACTCCAGGGCACGGCGGCGAAATTCAACTGACTGACGCTCTTCAGGCCATGGCGCAGGACAGGGGCATGATGGCGGTGCGCATGTCGGGCATGCGTTTTGACGCCGGAGACTGGGCGGAATTTTTGACGGCCAATATCTATTTTGCCCTGCAGGACGAAGAATTGCGCTATGATTTGTTGAATTTGCTCAAGAATTTTGTGCAATTCCACTAG
- the priA gene encoding replication restart helicase PriA → MYASIALLSPPYATLSYALPPEFPQEFWQPGLRVAVPLGRGDKAALRAGVLLETSTHIDLPAGVACKSVCWPLEEKAVLTPELLALAQDLALRQALSPGHILGHVLPQGLRLTRVRLRLLHEKGAASWPLARIRGADAATRQHLAQALAHGQARLLPPGADAASEEFCVLRVDPPWPVRPSATRQIEILEFLHEHGAVSRRHLIRSLGQGAGVPLQSLLAAGHVTLTRQDAEDVVEAVEQSLLPPPPASFTLNDDQERALADMKAALENAHSGGRAASRLLYGVTGSGKTAVYLELARACLESGRSMLLLAPEVALAHKLRRDAACALPQVPLFFHHGYQSPARREDTYRQLAGRDEPCLVVGTRSALFLPVPHLGCIVLDEEHDASFKQDESLAYQAKEVAWFRMAQIHGLLVLGSATPDLKTFHASESGHLPILRLPRRVGDRDLPPVELVDISSLSPAATSETGLLAPRSEEALREVISRGEQAVVLLNRRGYAPLMYCLDCGRTLRCPHCEIGLTYHKGREKLVCHYCGYTRPFPSPCPECKGMNFLPMGEGTERLGERLEVLAGAPVLRLDRDSTRRPGRMEEILAAFARQESSILVGTQMLSKGHHFPNVTLAVVADGDLGLNLPDYRAAERTFQLLVQSSGRAGRGDKAGQVLIQTRDVSHYCWQYVREADYEGFYAAELARRRLRRYPPFVRLALIRISHGIEESGGPAALNDLAVALRGRSTELGLQLLGPAPAPLALLRGRRRYTCLVKGQDWQAIRSLYFFALSQKCAKNLRLFLDLDPVNML, encoded by the coding sequence ATGTATGCCAGCATTGCTCTTCTGAGTCCCCCTTATGCCACCTTGAGTTACGCCTTGCCGCCAGAATTTCCACAGGAGTTCTGGCAGCCCGGCCTGCGCGTGGCCGTGCCGCTGGGCAGGGGAGACAAGGCGGCCCTGCGCGCCGGGGTTCTGCTTGAAACCAGCACCCACATTGACCTGCCCGCGGGGGTGGCCTGCAAAAGTGTTTGCTGGCCGCTGGAAGAAAAGGCTGTCCTCACGCCCGAACTGTTGGCGCTGGCACAGGATCTTGCCCTGCGGCAAGCCCTCAGCCCCGGTCATATTCTGGGGCATGTGCTGCCGCAAGGGCTGCGCCTTACCCGTGTGCGCCTGCGCCTGCTCCACGAAAAGGGAGCAGCCTCATGGCCCCTGGCCCGCATTCGCGGGGCTGATGCGGCCACAAGGCAGCACCTTGCCCAGGCTCTTGCCCACGGGCAGGCCCGGCTGCTGCCGCCGGGAGCCGATGCCGCCAGTGAGGAATTTTGCGTGTTGCGTGTGGACCCCCCCTGGCCGGTGCGGCCCTCTGCCACACGGCAGATAGAAATTCTGGAGTTTCTGCACGAGCACGGGGCTGTAAGCCGCCGTCATCTTATCCGTTCGCTGGGGCAGGGGGCAGGGGTTCCATTGCAGTCTCTGCTGGCCGCCGGACACGTCACCCTGACGCGGCAGGATGCCGAGGATGTGGTTGAGGCCGTGGAGCAGAGCCTTTTGCCGCCGCCTCCAGCTTCTTTTACGCTCAATGATGATCAGGAGCGCGCTCTCGCGGATATGAAGGCGGCGCTTGAAAACGCGCATTCCGGCGGGCGGGCTGCTTCGCGCCTGCTGTACGGGGTGACGGGCAGCGGCAAAACCGCTGTGTATCTGGAGCTGGCCCGCGCCTGTCTTGAATCGGGCAGGAGCATGCTTTTGCTTGCGCCCGAGGTCGCGCTGGCCCACAAGCTGCGGCGTGACGCCGCCTGCGCCCTGCCCCAGGTTCCACTTTTTTTCCATCACGGTTATCAGTCTCCCGCGCGCCGGGAAGATACCTACAGGCAACTGGCCGGGCGTGACGAACCCTGTCTGGTGGTAGGCACACGTTCGGCCCTGTTCTTGCCCGTACCGCACCTGGGCTGCATTGTGCTGGACGAAGAGCACGACGCTTCTTTCAAGCAGGATGAAAGCCTCGCCTATCAGGCCAAGGAGGTGGCATGGTTTCGTATGGCGCAGATTCACGGCCTGCTGGTTCTCGGCTCCGCCACGCCTGACCTCAAGACCTTTCATGCGTCGGAAAGCGGGCATCTGCCCATATTGCGCCTGCCCAGGCGTGTAGGCGACCGCGACCTGCCGCCTGTGGAGCTTGTGGACATAAGTTCCCTTTCGCCGGCGGCCACCTCCGAAACCGGTCTGCTGGCTCCCCGCAGCGAAGAAGCCCTGCGTGAGGTTATCAGCAGGGGCGAGCAGGCCGTGGTGCTGCTCAACCGTCGCGGCTATGCCCCGCTTATGTACTGCCTGGATTGCGGGCGTACCCTGCGCTGCCCTCATTGTGAAATAGGCCTGACCTATCACAAGGGGCGCGAAAAGCTTGTTTGCCATTATTGCGGGTATACTCGTCCGTTTCCTTCGCCTTGCCCCGAATGCAAGGGAATGAATTTTTTGCCGATGGGTGAAGGCACAGAGCGCCTGGGCGAACGCCTGGAGGTTCTGGCCGGAGCACCCGTGCTGCGGCTGGACAGGGACAGTACCCGCCGCCCCGGCCGTATGGAGGAAATCCTGGCAGCCTTTGCCCGGCAGGAATCGTCCATTCTTGTGGGTACGCAGATGCTTTCCAAGGGGCATCATTTTCCCAACGTGACCCTGGCTGTGGTGGCTGATGGCGACCTTGGGCTTAACCTGCCGGACTATCGCGCAGCGGAGCGCACCTTTCAGCTTTTGGTGCAGTCGTCAGGCAGGGCCGGACGTGGCGACAAGGCCGGGCAGGTGCTCATACAGACGCGGGACGTGAGCCATTATTGCTGGCAGTACGTGCGTGAGGCCGATTACGAGGGATTTTACGCGGCAGAACTGGCCCGCCGCCGGCTGCGCCGGTATCCGCCGTTTGTGCGCCTGGCTCTCATACGCATTTCCCACGGCATCGAAGAAAGCGGAGGGCCTGCGGCCCTCAATGACCTGGCAGTGGCCCTGCGCGGCCGCTCGACGGAACTGGGCCTGCAACTGCTGGGTCCCGCTCCCGCGCCGCTGGCGTTGCTGCGGGGCAGGCGGCGGTATACCTGCCTTGTGAAAGGGCAGGACTGGCAGGCCATCCGGTCGCTGTATTTTTTTGCTCTTTCACAAAAATGCGCTAAAAATCTACGACTTTTTCTTGACCTTGATCCTGTAAATATGTTGTGA
- a CDS encoding OmpP1/FadL family transporter, with amino-acid sequence MKIFRALALVLALVLCCSPDARAEGFALNEWSARGVALAGGMVGRADDVSTLAYNAAGITQIPGTHVMGGLAFIAPMGTIVSDMANGVEKHTSTKPNVWLAPHGFVSHQLNDNVWLGFASFSRFGLGNSFNSQWVGRYNMYDIGMQTVSFVPSLAYKVNDMLSLSVGVEALYAHVYMGNKVPTITAASYPDIVGNDLQLEGSGWGVGAHLGMHMRFNDQWSLGLSYKSQITLNLFGDVDFGHEGPNGLITAGKMHGPEARDRSANATLQLPDSIALGIAYKPLDNLSFEVGSVFTRWSTYNALNINMGDDYSAINNKEWRDGWNFNASVEYKPLDWWALRAGFAYETPVVNESYSDYMMPTNGRTMMSLGTGFTWENWTVDLTYAHLWINPVDYDNTETSGIRSAASGIKGGHSENVQANIYMFSVGYSF; translated from the coding sequence ATGAAGATTTTTCGCGCACTGGCGCTGGTGCTGGCCCTGGTTCTCTGCTGTTCGCCCGATGCCCGGGCTGAAGGCTTTGCCCTTAACGAATGGAGCGCCCGCGGGGTGGCTCTTGCCGGCGGCATGGTGGGCCGCGCGGATGATGTGTCCACTCTGGCGTATAATGCCGCGGGTATAACACAGATTCCCGGCACTCACGTTATGGGCGGCCTGGCCTTTATTGCTCCTATGGGTACCATTGTGTCCGACATGGCCAACGGAGTGGAAAAGCATACCTCTACCAAGCCCAATGTGTGGCTGGCGCCGCACGGTTTTGTGAGCCATCAGCTAAACGATAATGTGTGGCTGGGCTTTGCCTCTTTCAGCCGCTTCGGTCTGGGCAATTCTTTCAACAGCCAGTGGGTCGGCCGGTACAATATGTATGATATCGGCATGCAGACCGTGTCGTTTGTGCCCAGCCTGGCCTACAAGGTCAACGACATGCTCTCCCTTTCCGTGGGAGTGGAGGCCCTGTACGCCCATGTGTACATGGGCAACAAGGTCCCGACGATAACTGCCGCATCCTATCCGGATATTGTCGGTAATGATCTGCAACTGGAAGGCAGCGGCTGGGGCGTGGGCGCGCATCTCGGCATGCACATGCGTTTCAATGACCAGTGGTCCCTGGGCCTTTCCTACAAAAGCCAGATCACGCTCAACCTTTTCGGCGATGTGGACTTCGGCCATGAGGGGCCAAACGGCCTGATAACCGCAGGGAAAATGCACGGTCCTGAAGCCCGCGACCGTAGCGCCAACGCCACTTTGCAGCTTCCCGACTCCATCGCTCTCGGCATTGCCTACAAGCCTCTGGATAACCTGAGTTTTGAGGTCGGTTCGGTCTTTACCCGCTGGTCTACCTATAATGCATTGAATATCAATATGGGCGATGACTATTCTGCCATCAATAACAAGGAATGGCGCGACGGCTGGAATTTCAACGCCAGTGTGGAATACAAGCCCCTGGACTGGTGGGCCTTGCGCGCGGGCTTTGCCTACGAAACTCCCGTGGTCAACGAAAGCTACAGCGACTACATGATGCCCACCAACGGGCGCACCATGATGAGCCTGGGGACGGGCTTTACGTGGGAGAACTGGACAGTTGACCTGACCTACGCCCATTTGTGGATCAATCCCGTGGACTACGACAATACCGAAACTTCCGGCATCCGCTCCGCCGCCAGCGGGATCAAGGGCGGCCACTCGGAAAATGTGCAGGCCAATATCTACATGTTCTCTGTGGGCTATTCTTTTTAG